In Nocardioides jishulii, the DNA window CCTTGATCTGTCCGTCACACGGGCGTCCGAGGTGTGCGGCCCGCCCCGACCCGCCGCGTCGGCACCCGTCGAGGCACCGCTGCCACGACCGCCGCACCCACCGGTGGGGCGCCGACGGACAGGAGTGCCCGCCGGGCCTCCACGAGCGTCGCCCCGGTGGTGACCACGTCGTCGCAGAGCACGATCACCGGCGCAGGACCGCTGCGCGTGAGCCGGGCGACCGGGACCAGGCGCGGCGAGGGACAGTGCATCGAACCGACCAGGTTGTCGGCCCGTCGAGCCGCGGTGAGTCCGCCCTGGTCAAGGACTCCGCCCCGGCTGCGTAGGAGTGGATGCACGCGTACGTCGTGGCCGTCGCGCCGCAGTCGGCGCGCGGCGAGACGCACCACCCGCGCCAGGGGGTCGTCGCCACGAGCTCGTGCCGCCCCCGGCGACGACGGCACGGGCACGAGCACGACCGGGCGGGGACCGACGCGCTGGCCTGCGACCAGCAGCGCCGCCACGGAAGCAGCCAAGCGGTCGCCGAGGAAGGGTGCGACGGCGGTGCGCCCCCGCTCCTTGTGCGCGACCACGGCCTCGGCGAGGAGGCCGACGTACTCCCCCGAGCTCCAGCAGCGCGGGAAGCCCTCCGGGGTGGGTCGCGGGGCCGTCGGCGTGGGCTCCGGGAGGACGGTGAGGCACGGCTCGCACACAGGCGGTCCGAGGGCGCCGCAGCCGGCGCAGCTGCTGCCGAGGACCAGGTCGAGCCAGGCGGCACGGGTGGCCCGCGCCACGGGTGCGCGGGCGAGCGAAGGCGGCAGGGGGACCATGGACCCAGCCCAGCAGTCCGTGGACTCTCTCACCGAGCGCCGAGCTCCTCCTGTGGAGCGGCACCTCCTTGGGGAGGCGCGGCGGGCGTCGCGCTCCGACGTCGCCCCACCACGAGCCCGCGCCCGGCTCAGCCCACGAAGCCGAACCAGGAGGGGCCGTCACCCGGCTCGGGGAGGTCGCGCGACGGCTTGGCGAGGTCGAGGATCTGGTCGCCGGTGACGACGTAGGTCCCGTCCCCCTCGACCGGCGAGCAGACCAGCCGCCTGGCCTCTCCGCGCACCCGTGTGGCCGCGCTCGCGCCGCGCTCCCCGGGCGAACCGTCGACGGGGAGGAGCCGCACCTGGGCCAGGTCGGGGGTGACGCTGCCGAGCAGGGCCAGGGTCACCGGCGATCGCCACGCGATGTCGGTCACCCGTCGCGCAGCCTCTGCGCTGCGGGTGACCGTGCGCGCGCGGGTGAGGCGTGGCCGGCCGCCGTCGGGTGAGTGCGACACACGGCTCACCACCACCCGGTCCCGGTCCGGCCCGCGGATCACCGCGACCAACCGTGAGGAGTCCCGCGAGACCAGGAAGAGGGTGACGTCCTCGCCCGTGACGCCGGGGACCTCGACCTCGACCGGGTCGCCGTCCCCCGACTTCACCCACACCCGGGCCCCGGAAGGCGTCCGGTCGACGAGCCAGACACGGCCCGCGAAGTCGAAGACCGGGCGGAGCAGGTCACTCGCCCCCTCCACGAAGGTCTCGTCCGGGGCGCCCTTCTCGAGCGCGGCCGCCACGGCGGAACGTCCGTCCCTGGTGACGCCGACCGCCCGGGTGCCGTCGAGGCTCACCCCGACCGACCGGACACCGAGCCCGGAGCCGAGCGGCCCGGCCGTCGTGGAGAAGTTCTCGAAGTCGCCACGCACCAGGCGACCGTCGACCAGGGCGAAGAGGTCACGGTTGGTGTCCCGCCCCAGTGGGCTGAAGGCGAGGCTGGACTGCACGGAGACCTCACGAGCACCGTCGGCCATGGTGACCGGACGGTCGTCGATGGTCAGCCGGACCTTGTCGACGTCCGGCACCTGGCGCAGGGTCCAGGTGAGCTGGGCCAGCATCTCCTCCGCCGAGGTCGTGTCGACGGTGCCGTCCACGTCCTCGATCACGACGTCGGCCACGCCGTCGTCGTCGATCGGCACCGAGTTCATCGCCAGACGGCCCGCGGGGAAGGCGCTGCGCGAGACGGCCCGGTCGGGCGCGCCCTCGAGCAGCCCACGGACCAGGGCGGTCGCCATCTGGTCGCCGGACGGCACCCGCACCGGCTCAGGCACCAGGATCGTGCCGGTGGGGTCGAAGAAGTGGAGGGAGGCGGACTGGAAGCCGTCGTCGAACCACGACTCCGGGACGACGAGGGCGTCGGGGGCGGCGTCGATGCGCCACTCCTCCCCCTCGATCGCCATCGGGAAGGTCAGGGTCGCGTCCTCGTCCGGCAACCTGTGCTCCCAGGCACCGCGACGGTCGTAGCGGTGCGCCTCGACGAGCGGCACCCGGACCCGGGCGAACCCGACGGCCGGCCCGAAGTCGGAGTAGGTGATGGTGCCCTTCTCGGGCGACCACGTGCGCTGGGCGCGTTCGGTGAGGAACTCCGAGGCCACGCTGGTCGTGACCGGGGTCGCCTTCATCGCCTCGAGGAAGCCCAGCACGATCTCCTCGGGGTCCGCCCCGTCAGCCGGCGGACGCGGGTCGTAGAAGCCGCCGCCCTCGTCCTCGTCGGCGGCCTGGGGGTCGACGCGCACCAACGGCCCCTCCGTCGGCATCTGTACGCAGGCCGTGAGGACACCCAGGGCGAGGACCGTCAGGAGAGCCGCGAACCTGCGGCGGGAACGGGCGTACGGACGGGTCATGAGCCCACCTCCGCATCCTCGGGGACCAGCGGCAGGGGGCTGTGCCGCAGCGGCTGTCCGAGCGTACGCGGCAGCGTGAGGCGGAACTGGGCTCCCGCACCCTGACGTCCCCACGCCTGGAGCCAGCCACCGTGCAGGTGGGTGTCCTCCAAGGAGATCGACAGGCCCAGTCCGGTGCCGCCACTGGTGCGGGCGCGCGCGGGGTCGGCGCGCCAGAAGCGGTTGAAGACCATCGCGGACTCGCCCGGGCCGAGGCCCACGCCGTAGTCGCGCACCGTCAGCGCGGCGGCGGTGTCGTCGGCCCCCAGGGTCACCACCACGTCACTGGACTCCGCGTGGTCGATGGCGTTGGTGACGAGGTTGCGCACGATGCGCTCCACGCGTCGTACGTCGGCCTCGGCGATGCAGGGGCGGTCGGCCTCGCGCACCACGACGCGCGTGTTCCGCCGCTCGGCCATCACCCGGGTCGCGTCGACGACGCGGTTGACGACGTCGAGGAGGTTGACGTCGTCCACCTCGAGCACGGCTGCCCCGGCGTCGAAGCGGCTGATCTCCAGCAGGTCGCCGAGGAGCACCTCGAAGCGGTCGAGCTCGGTCTGCAGGAGCTCTGCCGCACGCGCGGTGACCGGGTCGAAGTCGCTGCGGGCGTCGTGCAGGACGTCGCTGGCCATCCGGACGGTGGTCAGGGGCGTACGCAGCTCGTGGGAGACGTCGGAGACGAAACGACGCTGGAGCCGGCTGAGCTCCTCGAGCTGCCGGATCTGGCGTTGCAGGTTGGAGGCCATCTGGTTGAAGGAGACGGCCAGGCGGGCGAGGTCGTCCTCGCCGGTGACGCGCAGGCGCTCCTGGAGCTGGCCCGCGGCGAGCCGCTCGGCGACGCGGCGGGCTCGGCGGATCGGGTTGACCACCTGGCGGGTGATCAACCACGTCACGCCCGCGACCAGGAGCACCAGGAAGACCGCGGCGCCCAGCAACGCCCGACTGACCAGGCCGAGCGTGGCCTCCTGGTCGGTGAGCGGGTAGAGGTAGTAGAGGGTGTACGTCTGCCCGTCCGCCGGCAGCGTCACCTGGGAGGCCACCACGATCCCCGGACCGGGCTCCACCCGTGCCACCGCCCCGGTGGTGCGGATGTCGGTGTAGCTCCACGCGCTGGGGCGCGGATCGGAGAACTCCCGCACCATCGAGGCGGGGACGCTCGCCCTGTCGAGGTTGCGCGAGAACTGGACCCCTCCCCCGGAGAGGTCACCTCCCGAGCCCACCGGCGGGGAGAGGACGACGGCGAAGCCGCTGGCGGCTCCGCGGGCGATGATCGGCTCGATGAGGTCCTCGCGCTGGCCCGAGGCGTCGACGTCGGTGCCGGTCGCGAAGGTGAGGCGGCTGCGCGCCTCGGCGGTCTCGGCGGCCGCCTCCGCGAGGACGCGGTCGACCCGTTGGTCGAGCAGGCCGTCGCGGGTGGTGCGCAGCAGGAACCACCCCACGGCGCTGCCCACGATGAGGCAGAGCAGCACGGTGCTGGCCACGACGCGGGCCTGGATGGACCGTCGCCAGGCGGTGAGGAACCGCCGCACACCGCCCGAGAACCGGGCGAACGCTCTGCGCAGTGGCATGGGCGCTCGCTACGACTTGCCGGCCCTGTAGCCGACGCCACGGACGGTGAGCACGACCTCGGGGTTCTCGGGATCGTGCTCGACCTTGGAGCGCAGGCGCTGGACGTGGACGTTGACCAGCCGGGTGTCGGCGGCGTGCCGGTAGCCCCAGACCTCCTCCAGGAGGACCTCGCGGGTGAAGACCTGCCACGGCTTGCGGGCCAGGCAGACGAGGAGGTCGAACTCGAGGGGCGTGAGGTTGATCTCCGTGCCGTCGCGCGTGACCTGGTGCCCCGGGACGTCGATGCTCAGGTCTCCGACGGTGAGCGTCTCCGACTCCGGGGAGTCGAAGCGGCGTACGCGGGCGCGGATGCGCGCGACGAGCTCCTTGGGCTTGAACGGCTTGACGACGTAGTCGTCGGCGCCGCTCTCCAGCCCCAGCACCACGTCGACGGTGTCGCCCTTCGCGGTGAGCATGACGATCGGCACGCCGGACTCGGCGCGGATCTCCTTGCACACGTCGATGCCGTCCTTGCCGGGCAGCATCAGGTCCAGCAGGACGACGTCGGGGCGGTAGTCCCGGAACGCCGGGACCGCCTGGTCCCCTCGGGTGACCATGCGAGAGTCGAAACCCTCCTGACGCAGGACGATGGTCAACATCTCCGCCAAGGAGGCGTCGTCGTCGACGACCAGGACGCGCCCGCGCGTGCGGGCGTCCTGGTGTGCCTGCGTCATGTCGGCCATTGTGCCAGCAACACGGTCCCCGAGGAGGACGCTCAGTAGCGGTAGTGGTCGGGCTTGAACGGACCCTCGGCGTCGATGCCCAGGTAGTCGGCCTGGTTCGACGTGAGCGTCGTCAGGTTGACGCCCAGGCTCGCGAGGTGGAGACGGGCGACCTCCTCGTCGAGGTGCTTGGGCAGCACGTAGACGCCGACCGGGTACTCCTCGAGCTTGGTGTAGAGCTCGATCTGCGCGAGGACCTGGTTGGTGAAGGAGTTCGACATCACGAACGACGGGTGGCCGGTGGCGTTGCCCAGGTTCATGAGGCGACCCTCGGAGAGGATGATGACGGAGTTGCCGGCCGGGAACGTGAACAGGTCGACCTGCGGCTTCACGTTCTTGCGGACGATGCCCTCCCACGACTCGAGGCCGGCCATGTCGATCTCGTTGTCGAAGTGGCCGATGTTGCCGACGATCGCGTTGTGCTTCATGCGCGACATCTGGTCGGCGGAGACCACGTCCTTGTTGCCGGTCGCCGTGATGATGATGTCGGCGATCGGAAGGGCGTTCTCCAACGTGTCGACCTGGTAGCCGTCCATGGCGGCCTGAAGGGCGCAGATCGGGTCGATCTCGGTCACGATGACGCGCGCGCCCTGGCCGCGCAGCGACTCGGCGCAGCCCTTGCCGACGTCTCCGTAGCCGCAGACCACGGCGACCTTGCCGCCGATGAGGACGTCGGTGGCGCGGTTGATGCCGTCGATGAGCGAGTGGCGGCAGCCGTACTTGTTGTCGAACTTCGACTTGGTGACCGAGTCGTTGACGTTGATGGCCGGGAAGAGCAGCTTGTCTTCCTTCATCATGTCGTAGAGACGGTGGACGCCGGTGGTGGTCTCCTCGGTGACGCCCTTGATCTCGTTGGCGACCTTGGTCCAGCGGTCCTTCGACTCGGCGAGCGAGCGGGCGACGGTCTCGAAGACGATGCGCTCCTCGACGGATCCGGCGGTGGCCGGGTCGGGCGCGACGCCGGTCTTCTCAGCCTCGACACCGAGGTGGACGAGCATGGTGGCGTCGCCGCCGTCGTCCAGGATCATGTTGGCGTACTGCCCGTTGGGCCACAGCAGGATCTGCTGCGTGCACTCCCAGTACTCCTCCAAGGTCTCGCCCTTCCAGGCGAAGACCGGGACACCGCTCGGGTTGTCCACGGTGCCCTCGGGGCCCACGACCATCGCCGCGGCGGCGTGGTCCTGGGTCGAGAAGATGTTGCACGAGGCCCAGCGGACCTCCGCGCCGAGGGCGACCAGGGTCTCGATCAGGACCGCGGTCTGGATGGTCATGTGGATGGAGCCGGCGATCCTCGCGCCTGCCAGCGGCTTCGAGTCGCCGTAGCGCTCGCGCATCGCCATGAGGCCGGGCATCTCGTGCTCGGCAAGCTTGATCTCGGTCCGGCCGAAGTCGGCCAGGCTCAAGTCTGCGACCTTGTAGTCCATCACTACCCCTCGTCAGTGGTTCCTCTGGTGCTGGTCCGGAGAAGCGGACCACCGTCCCCTCCGACGACGAGCGTAGGACCGGCTCCCGACAATCGCGCAATTCGCACCTGCCCCGCCGAGGGTGCCTGCCCTGCTCACGACCCTGCCCCTGGCCCTCCTCCTGGCACGGCGTGAGGGCCCCGTCCCTCCGGGCGTGGCGCGCTGGCGTCAGGAGGCCTGGCCGGGATCACCGGCACCGGGCGTACCGCCGCCCTCGGCACGTCCACCGGCCTGGTTGGCTACGTCCTGCGCACGGTGGGCCTTGCCGCGCGCCTCGGCCTCGGCGTGCTTCTCGTCCTTGCCGTGCCCGAAGGGCAGCAGGTGCAGCACCAGGACGACGACCGCTCCGACGACCAGGCCGAAGACCGCCGAGCCGGCCGTGTTGACCAGCCATCCCACCGCTCCGGCCGCCACCGGGACGGCGTCGTGGGCCGCGACCTCGACGTGGTGGACGAGGTCGTAGGGCGCGTGCCAGCCGAGGTCGTCCAGACCCACCAGCAGGATGTGGCCACCGACCCAGAGCATGGCCACGGTGCCCACGGCACCGATGGTGGCCAGCACGCCCGGCATCGACTTCACCAGGCCGCGGCCGAAGCGCCGGCCGAATGTCGAGCGCGCCTTGGTGGCGAGCATCAGGCCGAAGTCGTCGGCCTTCACGATGAGGCCGACGACGCCGTAGACGAGCAGCGTGATGCCGATCGCGACGACGACGAGGATGATCGCCCGCGAGAGGAACGGCTCGTCGGTGACCTCGTTGAGGGCGATCACCATGATCTCGGCCGAGAGGATCAGGTCGGTCCGGACCGCTCCGGAGACCATCTTCTTCTCCTGCTCCGGGCCGATCTCGGTGGCGAGCACCTCGGGCTCGGTGTGGCCGGAGAGCTTCTCGTACAGCTTCTCGGCGCCCTCGAAGGCGAGGAAGGTGCCGCCGAGCATGAGGATCGGGGTGAGCAGCCACGGGAGGAACTGGCTGAGCAGCAGCGCCGCGGGCAGGATGAAGCAGAGCTTGTTGACCAGTGAGCCCTTGGCGATCTGCTTGACGATCGGCAGCTCCCGCTTCGCAGCCAACCCCTGGACGTACTGCGGCGTGACGGCGGTGTCGTCGATCACCACGCCCGCTGCCTTGGCGCTGGCCCGGCCGGCGGCTGCTCCCACGTCGTCGATGGAGGCCGAGGCCACCTTCACCAGCGTGGCCACGTCGTCGAGCAGTGCGAAGAAACCGCCACTCATGAGTTCACTCCCCCGTCAGTCCGATCTGCAGGTATGCGGCTGCATACCGCCCCTGCAACAGCAGCGAGGAGTAGCGTGCCAGCTCGCTCAGGGCGCCCGGGTCGCAGGTCAGGGTCTCCACGCGTACGCGGCGCTCGCCCGCCGTGCGGACCAGCCGGTCGCGCTCCTCGGCGACGACCGGGTGGTCGCTGCCGTCGTCGAGCACCACCAGCACGGGAGGCGCGCTGGCGGGGTCGGAGTCGAGCGGGTCGTCGAACAGGTCGCGCACCGGCGCCGACTCCATCACGGGGAGCAGGTGCTCGGCGTCGCCGGCGAGGGCGGAGACGCCGGTGGCCCGCCTCAACGACTCCGCGACGCGCCGCGCCGCCCGCGCGGCGAGGACGGTGCCTCCCCAGACCAGCGGCGTGCGGTCGGCCAGGGCGATCGCGAGCAGCTTGGCGGGATTGACCGACAGGTCCTGGTGGGGCGAGCAGACGGTGGCGACCTGGTCGAGGGCGCCGGCGACGTCGTCCACGTCGGTGTGCGGCCCGAGGTCGATCCGGTCGAGGAACTCCAGCATCACCACGGCTGCTGCCGACTGGTCACCGGTGACCACCGGCAGCAGGTGGCACCAACGGCCCTCCGCGTGCTCGGCGACCAACGACTTCTCGGGCGCGGCCACGACCACCTGGGCTCCGCGGCGCAGTCCCTCGGTCACGGCCAGCGCGGAACCGTGGTCGGAGC includes these proteins:
- the mtrB gene encoding MtrAB system histidine kinase MtrB; translation: MPLRRAFARFSGGVRRFLTAWRRSIQARVVASTVLLCLIVGSAVGWFLLRTTRDGLLDQRVDRVLAEAAAETAEARSRLTFATGTDVDASGQREDLIEPIIARGAASGFAVVLSPPVGSGGDLSGGGVQFSRNLDRASVPASMVREFSDPRPSAWSYTDIRTTGAVARVEPGPGIVVASQVTLPADGQTYTLYYLYPLTDQEATLGLVSRALLGAAVFLVLLVAGVTWLITRQVVNPIRRARRVAERLAAGQLQERLRVTGEDDLARLAVSFNQMASNLQRQIRQLEELSRLQRRFVSDVSHELRTPLTTVRMASDVLHDARSDFDPVTARAAELLQTELDRFEVLLGDLLEISRFDAGAAVLEVDDVNLLDVVNRVVDATRVMAERRNTRVVVREADRPCIAEADVRRVERIVRNLVTNAIDHAESSDVVVTLGADDTAAALTVRDYGVGLGPGESAMVFNRFWRADPARARTSGGTGLGLSISLEDTHLHGGWLQAWGRQGAGAQFRLTLPRTLGQPLRHSPLPLVPEDAEVGS
- the mtrA gene encoding MtrAB system response regulator MtrA, with product MTQAHQDARTRGRVLVVDDDASLAEMLTIVLRQEGFDSRMVTRGDQAVPAFRDYRPDVVLLDLMLPGKDGIDVCKEIRAESGVPIVMLTAKGDTVDVVLGLESGADDYVVKPFKPKELVARIRARVRRFDSPESETLTVGDLSIDVPGHQVTRDGTEINLTPLEFDLLVCLARKPWQVFTREVLLEEVWGYRHAADTRLVNVHVQRLRSKVEHDPENPEVVLTVRGVGYRAGKS
- a CDS encoding ComF family protein; amino-acid sequence: MVPLPPSLARAPVARATRAAWLDLVLGSSCAGCGALGPPVCEPCLTVLPEPTPTAPRPTPEGFPRCWSSGEYVGLLAEAVVAHKERGRTAVAPFLGDRLAASVAALLVAGQRVGPRPVVLVPVPSSPGAARARGDDPLARVVRLAARRLRRDGHDVRVHPLLRSRGGVLDQGGLTAARRADNLVGSMHCPSPRLVPVARLTRSGPAPVIVLCDDVVTTGATLVEARRALLSVGAPPVGAAVVAAVPRRVPTRRVGAGRTPRTPV
- a CDS encoding DUF808 domain-containing protein; protein product: MSGGFFALLDDVATLVKVASASIDDVGAAAGRASAKAAGVVIDDTAVTPQYVQGLAAKRELPIVKQIAKGSLVNKLCFILPAALLLSQFLPWLLTPILMLGGTFLAFEGAEKLYEKLSGHTEPEVLATEIGPEQEKKMVSGAVRTDLILSAEIMVIALNEVTDEPFLSRAIILVVVAIGITLLVYGVVGLIVKADDFGLMLATKARSTFGRRFGRGLVKSMPGVLATIGAVGTVAMLWVGGHILLVGLDDLGWHAPYDLVHHVEVAAHDAVPVAAGAVGWLVNTAGSAVFGLVVGAVVVLVLHLLPFGHGKDEKHAEAEARGKAHRAQDVANQAGGRAEGGGTPGAGDPGQAS
- a CDS encoding SIS domain-containing protein, which gives rise to MTTWFDEARLDDERVLAAADPMLRTLAEAGARVRRDRVQVGEALERAVAQAHQANRPRAVVAAGPDSRLLRAVLEPSCPVPFVAWPMPGLPGWVGSLDLVVVLAPDGSDHGSALAVTEGLRRGAQVVVAAPEKSLVAEHAEGRWCHLLPVVTGDQSAAAVVMLEFLDRIDLGPHTDVDDVAGALDQVATVCSPHQDLSVNPAKLLAIALADRTPLVWGGTVLAARAARRVAESLRRATGVSALAGDAEHLLPVMESAPVRDLFDDPLDSDPASAPPVLVVLDDGSDHPVVAEERDRLVRTAGERRVRVETLTCDPGALSELARYSSLLLQGRYAAAYLQIGLTGE
- a CDS encoding GerMN domain-containing protein, which translates into the protein MTRPYARSRRRFAALLTVLALGVLTACVQMPTEGPLVRVDPQAADEDEGGGFYDPRPPADGADPEEIVLGFLEAMKATPVTTSVASEFLTERAQRTWSPEKGTITYSDFGPAVGFARVRVPLVEAHRYDRRGAWEHRLPDEDATLTFPMAIEGEEWRIDAAPDALVVPESWFDDGFQSASLHFFDPTGTILVPEPVRVPSGDQMATALVRGLLEGAPDRAVSRSAFPAGRLAMNSVPIDDDGVADVVIEDVDGTVDTTSAEEMLAQLTWTLRQVPDVDKVRLTIDDRPVTMADGAREVSVQSSLAFSPLGRDTNRDLFALVDGRLVRGDFENFSTTAGPLGSGLGVRSVGVSLDGTRAVGVTRDGRSAVAAALEKGAPDETFVEGASDLLRPVFDFAGRVWLVDRTPSGARVWVKSGDGDPVEVEVPGVTGEDVTLFLVSRDSSRLVAVIRGPDRDRVVVSRVSHSPDGGRPRLTRARTVTRSAEAARRVTDIAWRSPVTLALLGSVTPDLAQVRLLPVDGSPGERGASAATRVRGEARRLVCSPVEGDGTYVVTGDQILDLAKPSRDLPEPGDGPSWFGFVG
- the ahcY gene encoding adenosylhomocysteinase; the encoded protein is MDYKVADLSLADFGRTEIKLAEHEMPGLMAMRERYGDSKPLAGARIAGSIHMTIQTAVLIETLVALGAEVRWASCNIFSTQDHAAAAMVVGPEGTVDNPSGVPVFAWKGETLEEYWECTQQILLWPNGQYANMILDDGGDATMLVHLGVEAEKTGVAPDPATAGSVEERIVFETVARSLAESKDRWTKVANEIKGVTEETTTGVHRLYDMMKEDKLLFPAINVNDSVTKSKFDNKYGCRHSLIDGINRATDVLIGGKVAVVCGYGDVGKGCAESLRGQGARVIVTEIDPICALQAAMDGYQVDTLENALPIADIIITATGNKDVVSADQMSRMKHNAIVGNIGHFDNEIDMAGLESWEGIVRKNVKPQVDLFTFPAGNSVIILSEGRLMNLGNATGHPSFVMSNSFTNQVLAQIELYTKLEEYPVGVYVLPKHLDEEVARLHLASLGVNLTTLTSNQADYLGIDAEGPFKPDHYRY